The genomic window gtatagctCTCCAAGAAACTATTGGGAGACTTCTTTTTTGCTAGCTTGTGATCAGAGATGTAAGTGAGTCAACACATTATGATACAAAGGACTTGATATAATTACTTTGCTTGATATAATTTTGATaatggggctagcgctgtggcacggtaggttaatcctccgcctgtggtgccggcatcccatgtgggcaccggttctggtcctggctgttcctcttccaatccagctctctgctgaggcatggaaaagcagtagaaggtggcctaagtccttgggcccctgcagccacatgggagacccagaagaagcacctggccccaggCTTCAGAACAGCCTAGCTCcacccttgcggccaattggggagtgaactagcagaaggaagatctctctctgtctctccctctcactgtctgtaactctacctctcagataaaataaattttaaaaatctttaaaaaataattattttgataaGATACATAGGTAATGTagttattaatctttttttttttttttttttggacaggcagagttggacagtgagagagagagacagagacaaaggtcttccttttttttgttgcttcaccctcccagtggctgctgtggccagcgtgctgcagccggcacaccacactgatccttagctaggagccaggtatttctcctggtctcccatgcaggtgcagggcccaagcacttgggccatcctccactgcactgccgggccacagcagagagctggactggaagaggaacaaccgggacagaatccagcgccccaacctggactagaacccggtgtgctggtgccgcaaggcggaggattagcctagtgagccgcggtgccggcccggtTATTAATCTTAAGAACACTGGATCTTGTCTTTAATTACTGTCTCCAGCAACTGATCTGTTGCATTTGGAACATTATTTTCTACCTTGAACATTATGTTACCTTGAAAAATTTTGCAAATCTCTGGCTGTTGCCCAAATTATAGTTGCTGGgcctggtgttgtgacacagcaggttaagttgtctCTTGCaaccctggcattccatatcaaagtgtgAGTTTTAGGCTGGGtcactgcttcccatccaacttcctactaatgtacctgggaaggcagcagaaggcagtccaagtacttgggcccctgggcacccatgtgggagaccaggatgagttcctggctcagacctggtgaTTGTGctcatctgggacatgaaccagcagatggaagatctctgtccctctattTCTGTCGCtttacttctcaagtaaataaatcttaaaaaaaaaaaaaaaattacaggggcAGTACtatggtacagagggttaaagccatggcctgcagcactggcatcccagatgggcgccagttcgagtcccagctgctctacttcctatccagctccctgctaatgacctgggaaagcagtggaacatggtccaagtatttgggcccctgtgcccaggtgggaaacctggaagaagctcctggctcctgccttcggcctggcccagccctggctgttacagcatttagggagtgaaccagcaaatggaagatctttttctctttctatcgctgcttctttctttctgtaactctgcctttcaagtaaataaataaatcctttaaaaaaattgtagttGATGTATTACTGTGAAAACAACTgttgcttcaaaataaatttttttcattgagGCATTAAAATAATATCTGAAGTCTAATTTAAAACCCAAATGAAATTCAGTATGTTGAGTAGTGTGCTTCCTGGGTCTCAAAGTTTTcttggaaataaaattataagcaACTAATTAGATCATGAGATACATGTTTCTAGCATGTTtgcttttttctgaaaaatatttttatttgcctttaaaaattaataaacacaaTATATATGTCCTAAGGCTCTTATTGACCACATACCTATTTTTACTTTGTTCTAATAGCCTCAAATGCCAGATAGTCCACAGCTGTCCTCTCTTGGAAAATCAGATTCACTTTGCTCTGAGAGTTCTGGACTATTTTATAAAGATGAAGCCCTGGAGAAAGATTTGAATGGTGGTGTATAAAATGCTTGTATTTCTATACATCAATTTTATCATgagaaagttttattttctaaagttttcattttataacaatgattttttttaacagaaatgaGCAAGGAAATTAATCTAATGTTGTCTACATACGCAAAGATCTTAAGGCAAGTACTGATAGTATATTCTCTTGGGTCtttatattagaaataaaagttttcttctaAAAACTCTGTAATGGAAAGTTTAATTCCATACTGCAAAACTGATCCAGTAATTAAAACTTTGGgatttttatattctgtttcaaTTTCTTACAATAGATTAGTTGTTTTCAGAAAATAACTTCAATTTTCCCACTAAACATTCTTTGTTTTGCTATTGCCAGAGTTAATACTAGACTGGATATACCTTTGTCTCTAATTAGATGacatcacattttaaattttatgtaaatacttCTTTGAGAAAATTATCATTTGGTGAAACTAATGATAATAGGATATTAgagatacatattttatatactagcattttatcaatatatatttgagggctgaatttaaatattttattggctTGAGATTATCATGGTTTCTAAAATATTGAACTGTCATATTTGAATAATGGTTTATATTGctgtaaaaataatgtatataactTAATATTAAAGGTATAATGTTTGGCCGGCgccaccgctcactaggctaatcctctgcctagcggcgccggcacaccgggttctagtcccggttggggcgccggattctgtcctggttgcccctcttccaggccagctctctgctgtggccagggagtgcagtggaggatggcccaggtgcttgggccctgcaccccatgggagacgaggaaaagcacctggctcctggctcctgccatcggatcagcgcggtgcgccggccgcagcgcgccggccgcggcggccattggagggtgaaccaacggcaaaggaagaccaagacctttctctctgtctctctctctctcactgtccactctgcctgtcaaaaaaaaaaaaaaggtataatgTTTAAGATATACTTCCTGCTATGTCAGGAGATTTTTTTGAGTGTCAAAAATATCTGTGGcagggccggcgtcatggctcacttggttaatcctccgcctacagtgccagcatcccatatgaactccaggttctagtcctggttgctcctcttccagtccagctctctgctgtggcctgggaaggcagtggaggatggctcaagtgcttgagcccctgcacccgcatgggagaccaggaagaagtacctggctccttgttttggatcggcgtagctccggctgtggcggccatttgtggggtgaaccaactgaaggaagacctttctctctgtttctctctctcactaactctatctgtcaaataaataaataaataaataaataaataaatctgtggtACTAATTTATCTTTTTCCTGAAGAGTATTGGTAAATTAATGAAACTGGTGCCCAAAGCCATTTAAATGAAGTAGTTAACAAATATACTATAACAAAGACCATAATTGTGATGGTGTGTTTAGACTGTGTAACTATTTGGTTtaatgtaaaactttttttttctcattagtgAGAGAGCAGCAGTAGATGCATCTTATATTGACGAGATAGATGGACTCTTCAAAGAAGCCAATGTTATTGAAAATTTTCTAATACAAAAAAGAGAGCTGTTGAGACAGAGGTTTACAGTGATTGCAAACACACTGCACAGATAAAATGTGTACTTAAAATAAACTGAGAATTTAAATCCATTATTGTTGTAATAAAAGGATGATGTTTGTGCTCTGAAAGTTCTCTTATTAAGGAAAACGGACTACAGCAGGGAAAGAGCAACTGCTTGAATTTATTTTCTAGATCTTAAAAGGGGCCTTAAGCTGTACATTGATATGAACTATGTGGCTTTTCTTTTGAGGCTTAATTATTTGGTGCATTTTATAAAAGTGTCAATTATTTAAGTCACTTGtggattattttgtttctttttttcccttatatTTTATATCCTTAAGCTTCTAAAAGAGGACTCAATTATTTGATTATGTTTAACAATATTGTATCTTTTCTTTTAGAATCCTTTGTTTAAATAGCATATACCTTTGGAGataattttaagatgtttttcaTGGCCAGTATTTCAAAAGATCAATAAAAGCTTAAAGGTAATTTGTCTAGTTTCTTGATATATAGCAAAATATAGCTGTgtactattgctattcaatactgTCAGTATATCATTTTTACTATTAGTTGTTATATATGACTTAAAAGAAACTTTCTTGGTTTAAAGTTATTTTCTTGTGGTAaaagtagtaaaataaaaattagaattgcAAACCAGAACCTTGTATGAGTTGGCTTTTTACATATCAACCACATCAATGtgtgtaattaattaattatgttCAGAAGCTTTAACCATAGCGTGATGTGGGATAAAGATTAATGATGCAGAAGTAAAGAGATTAGCTTACACAAGATAACTTTGACAGGTAACTTCTATTACAGTTTAGAAATTGAATTTGGACTAGAGGATCTATACTCATTTAGctaaactttcttctttttttaatgatttattttatttatttgaaaggcagagttacacagagagagagggagagacagagttgtcttccatctgctggtttatctcccaagtggttgcaatagccagggctttgccagactgaagccatgagccaggagcttcttccagttctctcatgtgggtacaggggcccaagcacttggaccaacttctgctgctttcccaggcacattagcagggagctggatcagaagtggagcagctgagacttgaaccggcattcacagctgatgctggcatcacaggcggtggctttacccgctatgccatagtaccGGCCCaaaaaattcttcttttaatGTAATGTACTgctatgattttatttaaaactttaagcTATATAATTATATGCGATTACTCCatcaatcagatttttttttaattatttatttatttgaaagagttacacagagagagaaggagaggcagagagagcgagagagagaggtcttccatctgatggttcactccccagttggcttcaatggctagaactgtgctgacccaaagccaggagccaggagcttcttccaagtctcccacgcaggtccaggggcccaaaggcttgggccatcttctattgctttcccaggccatccatagcagagagctggatgggaagtggagctgccgggactagaaccagcgcccatatgggatgctggcgcttcaggccagggcgttaacccactgcaccacagcatgggtccctcaatcagatttttttttttaaattacagtgCTCAGTGTCTCAGATGCATTTTTTCCCAGTAAACAGTCACGAATTTGGACATACTTGCAAAAAGTACTGCAGGGGATCGATATTCCTAAGGGGAATAGCATGTTTTAGCATGTTTGCCTGACTGtcttctaaattcttttttttttttaatatttattttatttatttgaaaggcacaagtacagagggggagagagagagagagagtcttccatccactggttcactctccaaatggctcaacagccaaggctgggctagactgaagccaggagccaggagctttttgcaggcctccccatggggtgcaggggcccaaggacttggacaatcctccactgctttctcaggcacattagcagggatctgaatcaggagtggaactgacacctatgtggaatgccagcaccgcaggctgtgggtttacctgctacaccacagagctggtccctgtcttctaaaatttttaagtaaaacttATTTCACCAAATCACTATTTTAAAGCCTAAATaccacactatatatatatatatatatatatatatatatatacacacacacacacaagaaaaggacgatacaagtaaaataaaataatatttaggtTAGAAGTCAACAAAGTGTTattagatagattttttttctaggttttttatttattttaaaggcagagttacagagaggcagaggcatagagaggtcttccatccactgcttcactccccagaaggttgcaacagctggagttgggctgatccgaaaccaggagccaggagcttcctccgggtctcccatgctcatgcaggggcccaagcacttggaccatcttccactgctttgccaggccataccagagagctggattggaagtggagcagccaggactagaatcagtgcccatacgggatgcaagcattacaggcagcagattcacctgctacaccacagcgccagccccagaaacagaATTTTCAAAAACCAAATACAGCAAGAATCTATTTgagttaatatgatgtatcacctTGGATTTTGAGTGACATTTTTACCTTCCAGAGTTCTCTAGTgttcaaaatacaaaaatgactCAACTGATTATGAAATATTCTTGAGTTACTTTTTCAAGCATTTGttattaacatgaaaaataagGCCAACAGATATTTTAGACTGAATTTCATAATGTTCTTGTTATATTAGGTATCACCACTGTTCAGAATCTGGTTCTTCCTTTTGGAAGTTCAGAAAACTGATTTGATAATTTCATTTGATATAATTAGAATAAGGGGCTGCTTTTCAGTCAGTGTGATTCCTATTGAGAACAGCTGCCTTTCAGCATAAAAGTGGCTTGAAAGCCTAATATTTAaggctttgctttttttgttgttgttgttaagattatttatttgaaagagtaacagagagagagagagagagaaggagaaggagagacagagtgaatgatcttccattcattggatgactctccaaatggctgcaatagctgggggtaggccaggttgaagccagaagcttggaactccatttgggtctcctacgtggatggcaggggaaagcccttgggccatcttctgctgctttccaaggtgcattagaagggagctggataggaagttgagcagctgggtctcaaaccagtgcccagatgggatgctgccatttcaggtggtggcttaactctctgtgccacacaaCTGGAGCCCTCCATCccgtctattttttttttttaaaccaaattttGATGACCTTGGTACCATCCACGTGAATAAGAACAATTATTTCCAAACAGGAAATTTGCTCTTGCGGAAATaccattgtctttttaaaaaaagtttgatttattctttttccccccaaagaaactttttatttaatgaatataaatttcgtaagcacaactttaggaatatagttactcttctcaccatacccaccctcccactcacactttccccctcctcctcctccctctccccttgccagtcccatttgccattaagattcattttcagctaactttgtacacagaagaccaactctgtactaaatgaagatttcaacaatttacacacaacacacacaacaactgtttgagaactagtattacagttaactctcataatagaactcattgaggacagaggtcctgcatggggatttagtgcacagtgactcctattgttaatttaaaaattaacactcttatgcgTGATGTCAGTGACCATTCAAGGCTCTTGACAAGGAATGCTTAggttatggaaaccttttgagtccacgaattctgtcagtatttggcCAAGGCCACGAGCAAAGTGGAattcctctcctccctttagagaaaagtacatccttctgtgatggccacttcttttcactggggtgtcacagagatccttcatgtagaacatattttgtcatagtgtcttggctttccatgcctgaaatgctctcacaggcttttcagccagaccagaaagtCTTACGGGCTAATTCTGAGTGTTGCTTAATGCGATTGTCCTTCTCTGAGATtgttgtatggactgcttcccatgttggaacattctctcctttttaattctatgtattattattaccagcccttaatcctatttatatgatcactttagcacttaaCCCTATCTGtatattcactttaacacttaatatgattacTGTAACACTTGAGATGGCATTTTTTACCACCTAGCttgatgggatttggagtcccatgacaagattttaaactgtacccttagaagtaagtccataggaatgtatgcagactatatagcttta from Oryctolagus cuniculus chromosome 1, mOryCun1.1, whole genome shotgun sequence includes these protein-coding regions:
- the TEX12 gene encoding testis-expressed protein 12, whose product is MMASHLVKPDTRSCKRPRETEPQMPDSPQLSSLGKSDSLCSESSGLFYKDEALEKDLNEMSKEINLMLSTYAKILSERAAVDASYIDEIDGLFKEANVIENFLIQKRELLRQRFTVIANTLHR